A portion of the Corynebacterium rouxii genome contains these proteins:
- a CDS encoding transposase: MIVRCFLFKKEHLCSRWASTVATSKEVGVSPNSIWNWFKKGALEAEEVHEFAVTYYKEQIERLEAKVKHLEKTFSF, encoded by the coding sequence GTGATAGTCCGCTGCTTTTTATTCAAAAAAGAACATCTTTGTTCGCGTTGGGCTTCTACTGTTGCCACAAGTAAAGAGGTTGGCGTTTCACCTAATTCGATTTGGAATTGGTTTAAAAAGGGAGCCTTGGAAGCCGAAGAGGTGCATGAATTTGCTGTGACGTATTACAAGGAACAGATCGAGCGTTTAGAGGCAAAAGTGAAGCACTTAGAAAAGACGTTCAGCTTTTAA
- a CDS encoding class C sortase → MGDKVTPTSTQIVEKPQHRKRAKKSNLLPALLVAVGLIVIIYPVVSTQWNNWQQNRAAAEYAKLQKSVPTKVSDKEWEDVHRYNQERVHGPILDPWISRFTPDNQAYQDYLAVLNSTEAMGRLIIPSVKVDLPIYHGTQEDTLQRGVGHLFGSDLPVGGEGTHSVLTGHTGLPNATLFDNLKDVKENDSFFIQIAGHKLKYQVDQIRVVLPDEVESLRSEPGKDLITLVTCTPYGINTHRLLVRGHQVPITEEEKTMLSEIQGVIWQWWMYALSAVFIIGLILFGWWLARQARRAKNQQLNQETRHNNEGEL, encoded by the coding sequence ATGGGAGACAAAGTGACACCAACGTCGACGCAGATCGTCGAAAAGCCACAACACCGCAAGCGGGCAAAAAAGAGCAATCTTTTGCCGGCTCTTTTGGTAGCTGTTGGGCTAATCGTTATTATTTACCCCGTTGTGTCCACCCAGTGGAACAACTGGCAACAAAACCGCGCAGCCGCGGAATACGCAAAACTTCAAAAAAGCGTTCCCACCAAAGTTAGTGACAAAGAATGGGAAGATGTCCACCGTTACAATCAAGAGCGCGTGCATGGCCCTATTCTCGACCCTTGGATCAGCCGCTTCACCCCTGATAATCAGGCCTACCAAGACTACCTTGCAGTTCTGAACTCCACCGAAGCGATGGGGCGCTTGATTATCCCTAGTGTGAAGGTCGATTTGCCGATCTACCACGGTACCCAAGAAGACACTCTGCAACGCGGTGTCGGTCACCTCTTTGGCTCCGACCTCCCTGTTGGCGGAGAGGGAACGCATTCCGTCCTTACTGGACACACTGGCCTGCCAAACGCCACACTGTTTGACAACCTCAAAGATGTAAAAGAAAACGACTCTTTTTTCATCCAAATAGCCGGCCATAAGCTGAAATACCAAGTAGATCAAATCAGAGTAGTGCTCCCAGACGAGGTGGAATCTCTCCGCTCCGAGCCTGGCAAAGACCTCATCACCTTGGTCACCTGCACCCCATACGGCATCAACACCCACCGACTTCTCGTGCGCGGCCACCAAGTGCCCATCACCGAAGAAGAAAAGACCATGCTGAGTGAAATCCAAGGCGTGATATGGCAATGGTGGATGTATGCCCTCAGTGCAGTATTCATTATCGGCCTGATCTTGTTCGGATGGTGGCTTGCCCGCCAAGCACGACGTGCCAAGAACCAACAGCTTAATCAAGAAACCCGCCATAACAACGAAGGCGAACTGTAA
- a CDS encoding SpaA isopeptide-forming pilin-related protein translates to MAKNTLNAALIRSDFSRLFRFALAITASTSLLIGSTLGSAQSAVAVPHGKQEVEIEATSAPDSERETQEEATPSQQEKPKEEENHSLLPEVDADKSDLSDISTEGIAPRAFRANNLGGEQLVSKVVTPSQPSPYQYPNLYEYAVSVDKKGKANQISLSGDFRLSQQTFNNYAGYFKLYINQQQVPNVEWDVEDGRLTAHFASVPVNPEGRIYIRLAGAVWNGSYYEGPYSAMNVSVHGASETSAENIPDRPYEGSWTTQTSIPNPPAPKRCGLNIALVFDVSNSLNYQDGVRNSQNAAKAVIKSLRGTPTTLGLYAFATGSPVGELQPPGTHGHSPTIANVEALELSSESGYRQAIEQIGTLRTGGDVGGTNWEAALLRVAEATTKYDIVYFITDGVPTTNEDLLPRNVNGELDGRWVGDAGNITHNVDITRGITAANAVKRTGARLETLAVNLPREYNVPVLNDDVTIDLRTNGYYPPSPKRYISVYQRSGYWEWLERGNYDWYQGRGQRTPQRYYFNKFDASWAKPRDIVDKLGGSDAVTMLENYGDLPGKLRKMAVESCEGAVIVQKQIVDDKGEVIPRSAVEGWEFTADEVQSKTDAVWLTDNKEARVEKQVSKTDIDGITQYRFKTASPHKSGSVRITETQQEGFVLHQQDGHNAKCFVDGVPLSSGQYKDDGELGFRVDISTDRIVSCVVQNKFKPTFKVEKTLAEDQNPALEEKQSRAPIDSSGNVVAYYDVKVTNNSINSSELSAPVIDTIAFPAGMSVTEVDFYYENRKIDDTSYIAAQNTAGRPPLTYEMKPALFGTFKGNESKTVEVRVTAKVDKPTQIEIAKEKNGDYQWCESPRPISPDNPRSMFNSVTLEGEHEPPNPQVNNQACVDPEIQRAEISLIKVDSHDNSVVLEGAEFTIFRNSGTVDTPQVGESVLTLGPQSSAEGALTGTIPVGTYLLVETKAPVGEKGQYELLPQPVPFHVELQSGKTHITILNEHNHPQVTVAESNTAMIKVADVHLGQLPKTGGVGVGLFAAFGALLICIGILLARRKKHY, encoded by the coding sequence ATGGCAAAAAATACACTCAATGCAGCACTGATTCGATCCGACTTCTCGCGATTATTTCGGTTTGCGCTAGCAATTACTGCTAGTACCTCACTCTTGATCGGCAGCACCCTCGGTAGTGCTCAAAGCGCTGTTGCTGTCCCCCATGGGAAACAAGAGGTTGAAATCGAAGCAACCTCTGCTCCTGATTCGGAGCGCGAAACTCAAGAAGAAGCTACTCCATCACAACAGGAAAAACCCAAAGAAGAAGAAAACCACAGTCTGTTACCTGAAGTTGATGCAGATAAAAGTGATTTATCTGATATATCAACTGAAGGTATCGCCCCGCGTGCATTCCGTGCAAATAATCTTGGCGGAGAACAACTTGTTTCAAAAGTGGTAACGCCTTCCCAACCATCCCCGTATCAATACCCTAATTTATACGAGTACGCTGTTTCGGTAGATAAAAAAGGAAAAGCTAATCAAATTAGTCTTTCTGGTGATTTTCGCTTAAGCCAGCAAACATTCAATAATTATGCGGGTTATTTCAAGCTTTATATCAACCAACAGCAGGTCCCCAATGTGGAGTGGGATGTGGAAGATGGGCGGTTGACAGCGCATTTCGCTAGTGTGCCCGTGAATCCAGAAGGCCGAATATACATTCGGTTAGCTGGGGCAGTATGGAACGGATCCTATTATGAAGGCCCTTATAGTGCAATGAATGTTAGCGTGCATGGCGCTTCGGAGACTTCGGCAGAAAACATTCCTGATCGACCCTATGAGGGATCGTGGACTACCCAGACTTCTATTCCTAACCCTCCCGCGCCAAAACGTTGTGGGCTAAATATTGCACTCGTATTCGATGTTTCTAACTCGTTGAATTATCAGGATGGTGTGCGAAACAGTCAAAACGCAGCTAAGGCAGTAATCAAGAGTTTAAGAGGAACTCCAACAACGCTAGGTCTTTATGCTTTTGCTACTGGTTCTCCCGTAGGAGAGCTCCAGCCACCTGGAACACATGGACACTCTCCCACTATTGCTAACGTTGAAGCTTTGGAGTTGAGCTCTGAATCTGGATATCGCCAAGCTATTGAACAAATCGGTACTCTACGTACAGGTGGAGACGTCGGCGGTACGAACTGGGAAGCGGCATTGCTGCGTGTGGCTGAAGCAACCACGAAGTACGACATCGTTTACTTTATTACTGACGGTGTCCCTACGACGAACGAAGATTTGCTGCCGCGGAATGTCAACGGTGAACTTGATGGGCGATGGGTCGGTGATGCTGGCAACATCACGCACAACGTAGATATTACTCGGGGTATTACCGCGGCAAATGCTGTCAAACGCACAGGAGCGCGACTCGAAACTCTTGCCGTTAATCTTCCAAGGGAATATAACGTTCCCGTTCTTAATGATGATGTGACGATTGATCTTCGCACAAACGGATATTACCCGCCTTCGCCTAAAAGGTATATTTCTGTGTACCAGCGAAGTGGCTATTGGGAATGGTTAGAACGTGGAAACTATGATTGGTATCAAGGTCGGGGGCAACGTACACCTCAGCGTTATTACTTTAATAAGTTTGATGCTTCGTGGGCCAAACCTAGGGATATCGTCGATAAACTTGGCGGCTCTGACGCAGTGACAATGTTAGAGAACTACGGAGATCTTCCAGGTAAATTACGTAAAATGGCCGTGGAAAGCTGTGAAGGAGCGGTTATTGTTCAAAAACAAATTGTTGATGATAAAGGGGAGGTAATCCCCCGAAGCGCTGTAGAAGGCTGGGAGTTTACCGCTGATGAGGTGCAATCTAAGACTGATGCCGTTTGGTTAACTGACAATAAAGAAGCCCGTGTGGAGAAACAAGTAAGCAAGACTGACATTGACGGTATTACTCAATATCGATTTAAAACCGCTTCACCACATAAGTCTGGTTCCGTTCGGATTACAGAAACACAGCAGGAAGGGTTTGTTCTGCATCAGCAAGACGGACATAACGCTAAGTGTTTTGTTGATGGCGTACCCCTCAGCTCCGGGCAATATAAGGATGATGGCGAGCTAGGTTTCCGCGTGGATATATCCACCGATCGAATAGTGAGCTGTGTGGTGCAAAATAAGTTTAAGCCCACATTCAAAGTAGAAAAGACTCTCGCCGAAGACCAGAATCCAGCTTTAGAAGAAAAACAGTCACGTGCTCCAATAGATTCTTCGGGAAATGTAGTGGCTTACTACGACGTAAAAGTGACCAACAATTCCATCAACAGTAGTGAACTATCCGCGCCAGTAATTGACACAATTGCATTTCCTGCTGGAATGAGCGTCACGGAAGTCGATTTTTACTATGAAAATCGCAAAATCGATGATACCAGTTACATTGCTGCACAGAATACTGCTGGTCGCCCACCGTTGACGTATGAAATGAAACCAGCACTTTTTGGAACCTTCAAAGGAAACGAATCAAAGACGGTAGAGGTTCGTGTTACTGCCAAGGTGGACAAGCCCACGCAGATCGAAATCGCTAAGGAGAAAAACGGTGATTACCAATGGTGCGAATCGCCCCGACCAATCTCTCCTGACAACCCGCGCTCGATGTTTAACTCGGTAACATTAGAGGGAGAGCATGAACCACCAAATCCCCAAGTTAATAATCAGGCGTGTGTCGATCCAGAAATTCAAAGGGCAGAAATTAGTCTAATCAAGGTTGATTCCCACGATAATAGTGTTGTTCTAGAAGGCGCCGAGTTTACTATTTTTAGAAACAGCGGAACCGTAGATACACCACAAGTCGGTGAGAGTGTTCTTACCTTGGGCCCTCAATCTTCAGCAGAAGGCGCATTAACCGGAACCATACCAGTGGGTACGTACCTCTTGGTGGAAACCAAAGCCCCAGTGGGAGAAAAAGGACAATACGAGCTACTGCCGCAGCCTGTGCCTTTCCATGTTGAGCTGCAATCTGGGAAGACGCATATCACCATACTTAACGAGCATAACCACCCCCAAGTAACTGTTGCTGAGAGTAACACAGCAATGATAAAGGTTGCGGATGTTCACCTTGGGCAGCTTCCTAAGACTGGTGGCGTTGGTGTAGGCCTCTTTGCAGCGTTTGGAGCTCTCCTTATCTGCATCGGGATTCTTTTAGCCCGGAGAAAGAAGCATTACTAG
- a CDS encoding SpaH/EbpB family LPXTG-anchored major pilin: MNKFSRTARSVTFAAIVGLSLGVSAPGAFAQEKSENPLTTSVNDAAGKSPLVNKDAKGALTIHKKADPEVTTEPTGNFDATAPGADLQGVGFTIYKIKGIDMATNEGLAAAATAKVEDYLKNGVANMDKVELIGDGEKQTDAKGEIVHQNLAVGAYVVVETSPKDGYTPAAPFIAYVPMTQNNKEQGGTEWNYNVHAYPKNYSEKKPEKKVVDSGKNVGDKIEYTVSAYAQRIAANQKRTVMRIEDTLDDKLTAPSVNEVKIEGFEAGKDYEVTVVGQKVTVKFLELGLKKIQNGQKIDVTIPAAVKEMGDGDVKNKAQVFENNPNIGEENKPKETPEVHTYYGGVKFTKVEAGTENKLADAEFKVYGVKDKQTCDKASIEGNKLDQVKVNGEAKTYKSAANTGLVTIDGLHVNDYANATEGVKNLYTSYCLVETKSPKGFELLAEPVKFEVLKEKHGQVVDINATGKIENLKDRTPELPMTGGAGVGILAAIGAAIIGAGAWFARRNSAEA, encoded by the coding sequence GTGAACAAGTTCTCTCGTACGGCTCGCTCCGTCACCTTCGCCGCAATTGTCGGTTTGTCCCTTGGTGTTTCTGCTCCTGGTGCGTTTGCACAAGAAAAGTCTGAGAATCCTCTCACAACTAGTGTGAACGACGCTGCGGGCAAGTCTCCACTCGTTAATAAGGACGCAAAAGGTGCTCTGACTATTCATAAGAAGGCAGATCCTGAGGTTACTACCGAACCGACTGGCAATTTCGATGCAACTGCCCCAGGCGCTGATTTGCAGGGGGTTGGATTTACTATATACAAGATTAAAGGCATCGATATGGCCACCAATGAGGGGTTGGCGGCTGCCGCCACAGCAAAGGTGGAAGATTATCTAAAGAATGGTGTAGCCAACATGGATAAGGTTGAGCTCATTGGTGATGGAGAGAAACAAACTGATGCTAAAGGTGAAATCGTTCATCAAAATCTTGCAGTAGGTGCTTACGTTGTTGTAGAGACTAGTCCGAAGGATGGGTACACCCCTGCAGCGCCATTCATTGCATATGTTCCAATGACACAGAACAACAAGGAACAGGGTGGCACTGAGTGGAACTATAATGTTCATGCATACCCAAAGAACTATTCTGAGAAAAAACCAGAGAAGAAGGTCGTTGACTCCGGAAAGAACGTCGGCGACAAGATTGAATATACAGTGAGTGCGTACGCTCAGCGAATCGCTGCAAACCAGAAGCGCACCGTGATGCGTATTGAAGATACCCTTGATGATAAGCTTACAGCGCCGAGCGTCAACGAGGTTAAAATTGAAGGTTTTGAGGCCGGAAAAGATTATGAAGTAACAGTTGTGGGGCAGAAAGTCACTGTTAAATTCCTTGAACTTGGTCTAAAGAAAATCCAGAATGGTCAGAAGATCGATGTCACTATTCCTGCAGCTGTGAAGGAAATGGGTGATGGTGATGTTAAAAACAAAGCCCAAGTTTTTGAGAATAATCCAAACATCGGCGAGGAAAACAAGCCCAAGGAAACTCCTGAGGTTCACACTTACTACGGTGGTGTAAAATTTACTAAGGTCGAGGCGGGAACTGAGAATAAATTAGCGGATGCAGAGTTTAAGGTTTACGGCGTCAAAGATAAACAGACCTGTGATAAAGCTTCCATTGAGGGGAATAAACTCGATCAAGTAAAGGTCAATGGCGAAGCAAAGACTTACAAATCTGCAGCAAATACTGGTTTGGTGACAATTGATGGTCTGCACGTTAATGATTATGCCAATGCAACTGAAGGCGTCAAGAATCTTTACACTTCTTACTGCCTAGTTGAAACCAAATCCCCTAAGGGCTTCGAACTGTTGGCAGAGCCAGTTAAGTTTGAAGTGTTAAAAGAGAAGCACGGTCAAGTCGTTGACATCAACGCGACTGGTAAGATTGAGAACCTCAAGGATCGCACCCCAGAGCTCCCAATGACCGGTGGCGCTGGTGTTGGTATTCTCGCAGCTATTGGTGCAGCAATCATCGGTGCTGGTGCATGGTTTGCACGCCGTAATTCCGCCGAAGCTTAA
- a CDS encoding tRNA adenosine deaminase-associated protein, whose amino-acid sequence MKSDFAVTVARVNATWQVRTFKDDYSSLKRSINAVRTLRTEGAAFAMLSIEDDYFVLVRPTPQGVKLLISDATAATEDDFAAEILDELDADQPDPEDTPYAEGDFDILADLGLSEQVMSIITDETDWWASEQLQRIAEELGFDDELEQAL is encoded by the coding sequence ATGAAGTCAGATTTCGCTGTGACGGTTGCCCGCGTCAACGCCACATGGCAAGTGCGCACCTTCAAGGACGATTACTCCTCATTGAAGCGCTCCATTAACGCCGTACGAACACTCAGAACCGAAGGCGCAGCATTTGCCATGCTCAGCATAGAAGACGACTACTTCGTCCTCGTCCGCCCCACACCCCAAGGTGTGAAACTACTCATCTCCGACGCCACCGCCGCCACCGAAGATGACTTCGCCGCCGAAATCCTCGACGAACTCGACGCCGACCAACCCGACCCCGAAGACACCCCCTATGCGGAGGGAGACTTCGACATCCTCGCCGACCTCGGCCTCAGCGAACAAGTCATGAGCATCATCACCGACGAAACCGACTGGTGGGCCTCCGAACAACTCCAACGCATCGCCGAAGAACTCGGATTCGACGACGAACTCGAACAAGCCCTATGA
- a CDS encoding prealbumin-like fold domain-containing protein, whose amino-acid sequence MNKQMKLSMRPSTKTATAVGIALAIALTAAPSITTSQIMVAKANATAITGFDVPAPPAETIDLYHLARMVVKVPSESGLTNKGSSGYTVTVARLNIDPINTAQGYTSAARLNVLDARKLVNKSETFKKITDDEGQAEFNGLKPGAYLVTAEPPTSGGSKPQSDVIVIPIVGQDGQWKYDFTRTVKFEPKPHTPTTPPAPPVTPPTVTKTITPPPPTQPETPSIPNPTKKPKSLPVTGVQVIGIVGLAAVLIALGFALLMAAFRKRKQTGESLKD is encoded by the coding sequence ATGAATAAACAGATGAAATTGTCAATGCGTCCATCAACAAAAACTGCAACAGCCGTAGGTATTGCACTTGCTATCGCATTAACAGCTGCACCGAGTATCACAACCAGCCAAATTATGGTAGCAAAGGCGAACGCAACAGCAATCACAGGATTTGATGTTCCTGCTCCACCTGCTGAAACAATCGATCTTTATCATCTAGCACGCATGGTTGTAAAAGTTCCTTCGGAGTCAGGTCTTACCAATAAAGGATCATCAGGATACACAGTTACAGTTGCTCGTTTAAATATTGACCCCATAAACACAGCACAAGGCTATACAAGCGCAGCTCGACTGAATGTGTTAGATGCGCGCAAGCTTGTAAATAAATCAGAAACATTCAAAAAAATCACTGATGATGAAGGCCAAGCTGAATTCAATGGTTTGAAACCAGGTGCTTACTTGGTGACTGCAGAACCACCAACCTCAGGCGGCAGCAAGCCACAATCAGATGTGATTGTTATTCCAATTGTTGGTCAAGATGGTCAGTGGAAATATGACTTCACTCGGACAGTGAAATTTGAACCTAAACCACACACACCAACTACCCCACCAGCACCCCCAGTTACTCCTCCCACAGTAACCAAAACAATTACACCACCTCCTCCAACTCAGCCAGAAACACCGTCGATTCCTAATCCAACTAAAAAACCTAAGTCGCTACCAGTCACTGGCGTACAAGTGATTGGCATTGTCGGACTAGCAGCTGTTCTTATCGCTTTAGGCTTCGCCCTCTTGATGGCTGCTTTTCGCAAACGCAAACAAACAGGTGAAAGTTTAAAAGACTAA
- a CDS encoding prephenate dehydrogenase — MTINEVSRPVCVLGLGLIGGSLLRALRQNNVPAFGFNRSPSAARTAAKEGFDVSSDLVQTLERAEANNALIVLATPMPAIASLLDALQEHAPNCGFTDVVSVKGAVYDLVKSRGLQSRYVGGHPMAGTANSGWEASYPELFVRAPWVVTYDYAPEADAQWVSLWTDVVNMAGTVGAEVIPARVETHDAAVARISHLPHVFSEALAIVGDNGGALALSLAAGSFRDSTRVAGSAPSLVRAMCETNAQALLGALDEALTLLINARAHLTEAHPNLEELIDAGYRSRVRFEARSGGNASESVGPTKISNRPVFRFHPGSDGWIAQLKQAEGLGARIEIF; from the coding sequence GTGACCATCAATGAAGTTTCTCGTCCTGTCTGTGTCCTTGGCCTCGGTTTGATCGGGGGTTCGCTGTTACGTGCATTGCGGCAAAATAATGTTCCGGCGTTTGGTTTTAATCGTTCGCCTTCTGCTGCGCGCACTGCGGCGAAGGAGGGCTTTGATGTGAGTTCGGATCTTGTTCAGACTTTGGAGCGTGCTGAGGCGAATAATGCGTTGATTGTGTTGGCTACGCCGATGCCTGCGATTGCTTCGCTGTTGGATGCGTTGCAGGAGCATGCGCCGAATTGTGGGTTTACGGATGTGGTGAGTGTGAAGGGGGCGGTGTATGACCTTGTGAAGTCGCGGGGTTTGCAGTCGCGTTATGTGGGTGGTCATCCGATGGCGGGGACGGCAAATAGTGGTTGGGAGGCCTCGTACCCTGAGTTGTTTGTGCGCGCCCCGTGGGTGGTCACGTATGACTATGCCCCAGAGGCGGATGCCCAGTGGGTGAGTTTGTGGACTGATGTAGTGAATATGGCGGGCACGGTGGGCGCTGAGGTGATCCCCGCGCGTGTGGAGACCCATGATGCGGCGGTGGCCCGTATTTCACATTTGCCGCATGTGTTTTCGGAGGCTTTGGCGATTGTGGGCGATAATGGTGGCGCGTTGGCGCTTTCGTTGGCGGCGGGTAGTTTTCGCGATTCGACGAGGGTGGCGGGTTCTGCCCCGTCACTGGTGCGGGCTATGTGTGAGACGAACGCCCAGGCGTTGCTCGGGGCTCTTGATGAGGCACTCACCTTGCTTATCAACGCCCGCGCGCATCTCACCGAGGCACACCCCAACCTCGAAGAGCTTATCGACGCCGGCTACCGCTCCCGTGTGCGCTTCGAAGCGCGTTCTGGTGGTAATGCTTCTGAGTCTGTTGGTCCTACTAAGATTTCCAATCGACCCGTTTTCCGTTTCCATCCCGGTTCGGATGGTTGGATTGCCCAGCTTAAGCAGGCTGAGGGGTTGGGGGCGCGGATCGAAATATTCTAA
- a CDS encoding nucleoside deaminase: MTLPPQHNVVRAEAMMREAITLARTTPPADIPVGAIIYGPDGTILGRGTNRRETDHNPLGHAEIMAITQACTKRGDGWRLTDCTLAVTLEPCTMCAGALVGSRIGHIIFGAYEPKTGACGSAFDVVRDPAVLHTVQVRGGILETECAALMTNFFEELRTEA, translated from the coding sequence ATGACACTGCCCCCGCAGCACAACGTGGTGCGCGCCGAAGCCATGATGCGCGAAGCCATCACCCTCGCACGCACCACACCACCTGCCGACATCCCCGTCGGAGCCATCATCTACGGCCCCGACGGCACCATCCTCGGCCGCGGCACCAACCGCCGCGAAACCGACCACAACCCCCTCGGCCACGCCGAAATCATGGCCATCACCCAAGCCTGCACCAAGCGTGGCGACGGCTGGCGCCTCACCGACTGCACCCTCGCAGTCACCCTCGAACCCTGCACCATGTGCGCCGGAGCCCTCGTCGGCTCCCGAATCGGACACATCATCTTCGGAGCCTACGAACCCAAAACCGGCGCCTGCGGCTCTGCCTTCGACGTAGTCCGCGACCCCGCCGTCCTCCACACCGTGCAAGTCCGCGGCGGCATCCTCGAAACCGAATGTGCCGCACTCATGACAAACTTCTTCGAAGAACTGCGCACCGAAGCGTAA
- a CDS encoding amino acid permease — MAAHQSMNTKWTITLFGTAVGAGILFLPISAGSFGFIPLLVATILIGPMTYLAHRAFSWMMSHSPLIGEDVLAVLTDFFGRRAGILLAAIYWFTIFPVVLIYGVSITNTVDSFIVNQLDGPNISRWILAPACVGLMTLALAFGNKIMLTIAQFVVYPLILALAAVSIYLIPQWDVASFLTSGDHNIWGIIGAIILILPVLVFAFSYVAALSQFCLSMQKHYGETTDKHTEKVIRNTTILLTAFTMFFVWSSALAMGADGMKAAHEHNLPVLSYFANVTGTPFMAYMAPIVVICAVASSYFGHALGTIEGTQYLFNLAAPTTTQRLNPRTLDLWTYLFIFITTSLVGVFNPSILNMITLVGGIFFTFITYLLPMIVVHKVDALAQFRGRPTNYFVSIMGLIVLGATIWGMV; from the coding sequence ATGGCCGCACACCAGAGTATGAACACCAAGTGGACCATCACACTCTTCGGCACAGCAGTAGGCGCCGGCATCCTCTTCCTGCCCATCTCCGCAGGAAGCTTCGGATTCATCCCACTCCTCGTGGCCACCATCCTCATCGGCCCCATGACCTACCTAGCGCACCGCGCCTTCTCCTGGATGATGAGCCACTCCCCACTCATCGGTGAAGACGTCCTCGCCGTACTCACCGACTTCTTCGGCCGCCGCGCCGGCATCCTCCTCGCCGCCATCTACTGGTTCACCATCTTCCCTGTCGTGCTCATCTACGGCGTATCCATCACCAACACCGTAGACAGCTTCATAGTCAACCAACTCGACGGCCCCAACATCAGCCGCTGGATCCTCGCCCCCGCCTGCGTCGGCCTTATGACACTCGCCCTCGCATTCGGCAACAAAATCATGCTCACCATCGCCCAATTCGTGGTCTACCCCCTCATCCTGGCGCTAGCCGCAGTCTCCATCTACCTCATCCCCCAATGGGACGTCGCATCTTTCCTCACAAGCGGCGACCACAACATCTGGGGCATCATCGGCGCCATCATCCTCATCCTCCCCGTCCTCGTCTTCGCCTTCAGCTACGTCGCAGCACTCTCCCAATTCTGCCTCAGCATGCAAAAACACTACGGCGAAACAACCGACAAACACACCGAAAAAGTCATCCGCAACACCACCATCCTGCTCACCGCCTTCACCATGTTCTTCGTCTGGTCCTCCGCACTCGCCATGGGAGCCGACGGCATGAAAGCAGCACACGAACACAACCTCCCCGTCCTCTCCTACTTTGCCAACGTCACCGGCACCCCATTCATGGCCTACATGGCCCCCATCGTGGTCATCTGCGCCGTCGCCTCCTCCTACTTCGGCCACGCACTCGGCACCATCGAAGGCACCCAATACCTCTTCAACCTCGCAGCACCCACCACTACCCAACGACTCAACCCCCGCACCCTCGACCTGTGGACCTACCTCTTCATCTTCATCACCACCTCCCTCGTCGGCGTATTCAACCCCTCCATCCTCAACATGATCACCCTAGTCGGAGGCATCTTCTTCACCTTTATCACCTATCTCCTCCCCATGATCGTGGTTCACAAAGTAGACGCACTCGCACAATTCCGAGGCCGGCCCACCAACTACTTCGTATCCATCATGGGACTCATCGTCCTCGGCGCCACGATCTGGGGGATGGTGTAG